Sequence from the Desulfovibrio sp. UIB00 genome:
TCCGACATGATCAAGGGCAAGCAGGGCCGGTTCCGTCAGAACCTGCTCGGCAAGCGCGTTGACTACTCCGGCCGTTCGGTCATTACCGTTGGCCCTTACCTCAAGCTGCACCAGTGCGGTTTGCCCAAAAAGATGGCGCTTGAGCTGTTCAAGCCCTTCATCTATGCCGAGCTTGAAAAAAGAGGCCACGCCTCCACAATCAAGAGCGCCAAAAAGATGGTGGAGCGCGAAGAGCTGGTAGTGTGGGATATCCTTTCGGAAGTGGTGCGCGAATACCCCATTCTGCTCAACCGCGCCCCTACCCTGCACCGTCTGGGCATCCAGGCCTTTGAACCCCTGCTGGTTGAAGGCAAGGCCATCCGTCTGCATCCGCTCGTCTGCTCGGCCTACAACGCCGACTTTGACGGTGACCAGATGGCCGTGCACATTCCCCTTTCGGTGGAAGCGCAGATCGAATGCCGCGTGCTCATGATGAGCACCAACAACATTCTTTCGCCCGCCAACGGCGGCCCTGTCATCGTTCCTTCTCAGGATATCGTGCTTGGTCTGTACTACATGACCGCCGAGCGCAGCTTTGAGCAGGGCGAAGGCATGAGCTTCTGCGCCCCCTGGGAAGTGGAAGCCGCCTATGACGCCGGACAGGTCTCACTGCATGCCCGCGTCAAGGTGCGCATGCCCGATGGGCACGTGTACGACACGACCCCCGGCCGTGTGCTCGTGAGCGACATCCTGCCCGAAAAGCTGGGCTTCGAAAACGTCAACTGTGTGCTCACCAAGAAGAACATTGCGCGTCTCGTGGGCGCGGCCTACCGCCACTGCGGCATCAAGGCCACGGTCATTCTGTGCGACCGCCTCAAGGACATGGGTTACGAATTCGCCACAAGGGCGGGCGTAACCATCGGCGTGAAAGACCTCACCATTCCTGAAAGCAAGAAGCACATTCTGGCTGCCTCGCAGGCGGAAGTGGACGACATTGAACATCAGTACCGCGACGGTATCATCACCCGTACTGAAAAGTACAACAAGGTGGTTGACGTGTGGACCAAGGCCACACAGGACGTTTCGGCAGAGATGATCAAGGATATCTCCTACGACATCCTTACCGACCCCAAGACCGGCAAGCAGGAAAAGAACCAGAGCTTCAACCCGATCTTCATGATGTCCAATTCGGGCGCTCGTGGTAACCAGGATCAGATGCGTCAGCTCGCCGGCATGCGCGGTCTTATGGCCAAGCCTTCAGGTGAAATCATTGAAACGCCTATCACATCTTCGTTCCGCGAAGGTCTGTCGGTGTTGCAGTACTTCACCTCCACCCACGGTGCTCGTAAGGGTCTTGCCGATACCGCCCTCAAGACGGCCAACTCCGGTTACCTTACCCGCCGTCTGGTTGACGTTGTGCAGGACGTTATTGTCTGCGAACACGACTGCGGCACTGTGGACGGCATCGAACTGACCCACCTCAAGGACGGCGGCGACATCAAAACCCCGCTGGCCGAGCGCGTCATTGGCCGTGTGCTGCTCTACCCCGTGTTTGATCCCGACGATCCGAACACCGTGCTCATGCCCGAAAACACGCTTATCGAGGAAAAGGAAGCCCAGCTTATCAGCGACAAGGGCATTTCCTCCATCACCGTGCGCTCGCCCCTTACCTGCCAGGCCGAACGCGGCATCTGCGCCCTCTGCTACGGGCGCGACCTTGCTCGCGGGCACCTGGTCAACACGGGCGAAACCGTGGGTATCATCGCGGCCCAGTCCATTGGTGAACCCGGTACGCAGCTTACCATGCGTACCTTCCACATTGGTGGTACGGCTTCGAGCACCATTGAAAAGAACAAGTTTGAAGCCCAGAACGCGGGTCGCGTTATCCTGAACCGCGTACGCGCCGTCACCAACCGCGACGGCGTGGAACTGGTCCTCGGCAAGAGCGGCCAGCTCACCATTGTGGACGCTCAGGGCCGCGAACGCGAAAAATACATTCTGCCCAACGGCGCACGCCTGCTTGTCCATGACGGGCAGGAAGTGACCAAGGGCGTTGTGCTGGCCGAATGGGATCCGTTCAACGAACCCTTTGTCTGCGAAGAAGAAGGCGTTATCCGTTTTACGGACATCATCGATGGCAAGACCGTACAGGAAAAGGTGGACGATATCACCCGTCAGGCATCCCTGACCATTATGGAATACCGCACCACCAACTTCCGCCCGTCCATCTCCATCTGCGATGAACACGGCAGCGTCAAAAAACGCAGCCACGGCGGCACGGCGGCAGTCTACACCCTGCCCGTCGGCTCCATCATCATGATCAAGGACGGCGCAGACATCCAGGCCGGCGACATCATCGCCCGTAAGCCCCGCGAAACATCCAAGACCAAGGATATCGTGGGTGGTCTTCCGCGCGTTGCCGAGCTCTTTGAAGTTCGCAAGCCCAAGGACATGGCCGTGGTTTCCGAAATCGCGGGCACTGTCACCTACGCTGGCGAATCCAAGGGCAAGCGCAAGCTGGTGGTCACGCCCGAAATCGGCGAAGCCAAGGAATACCTGGTGCCAAAGGGCAAGCACATTACCGCTGCTGACGGCGACTTTGTGGAAGCGGGCGATCCGCTGACCGAAGGCTACCCCGAACTGCACGATATCCTGCGCACCCGTGGCGAAAAATACCTTGCCCGCTACCTTGTGGACGAAATCCAGGAAGTGTACCGCTTCCAGGGCGTGGGTATCGACGACAAGCACATCGAAGTTATTGTGCGTCAGATGCTCAAAAAGGTTACGGTTCTCGATTGCGGCGGCACCAGCTTCCTTGTGGGCGAGCAGGTGGACAAGGCCGAGTTCAAGGCCGAAAACCAGAAGGTCATTGCCGAAGGCCGCGTGCCAGCTACAGCGGAACCGCTGGTGCTGGGTATCACCCAGGCTTCGTTGACTACCTCCTCGTTCATCTCGGCGGCCTCCTTCCAGGAAACCACCAAGGTGCTCACCGAGGCGTCGCTCAAGGGCAAGATGGACTACCTGCGCGGCCTCAAGGAAAACGTCATTGTGGGTCGCCTCATTCCTGCCGGTACCGGCTACCGCGAATACGTCAACGGCGATATCGTGGTTCCCGACCAGAAGGAACGTCCCGACAAGTTCCTTGAAGACCTTGAAGAAAATCCTGTGCTGGTTGACCTGAACAACTAGACAGACAGAATAAACCGGGCCATGGCCCGGAGACTGACAGCCCCCTTTGGAAGATCGCTTCCGAAGGGGGCTTTGCGTTGGCGCGCGTGAGGGCTAGCGGGACATCAATGTCTACGCACTGGACTGTCCACGCCTGTTTCCGGCCTGCTTCATCTACGGGCCAGTTTCACACACGGATACCCCCTTTCCCGCACTAAACTTCACTATTCCCAAAATCCCACCACACATGTCTTCTCCCGCCGAAGATGCCAGCCGCATCAACCAAGGCCTTCTCACGCCCTATACTGCCCCTGGAAGAGTCCAGTCAGCTTCACAGGAACCACAATCCATATTTAAACCCCGTAAGTACGCCGCACCCCTTTATACAGCGCAAGCGCCTACCGTTGTGCGTTGTGCAGGTTATCAAGAGGCTAACCGGTCATTTGTGTTGCGGATATTTAGAGATTGTACACACAAACACCATTACTTATAGAAACAATAAGCAATCTTTTAGCTACGTTTATATGTAAATCATATGCACCTTTTCCTAAAAATATTTTTTAAAACATTAATTGTATTGTTTTACTATGCAATTGCATTGTTTATTACAATATCAATACATTAACTTTTATGCCGATTGTGCAATTTTTCTCATTTAAGATAGATTGTTAATCCTTTCAATAGTTGAGCTTAACTTGCATTTTTTTGCATAAAAAAATCCATACCTCGTTGACACAGTATGTTTAATATGAGAATAGTTTTGTACGGATTAATTACATCAAGTTTTTTATTAATTAATTGCTCTTTTTAACCGCCTCATATAAACTGGGGCGCGACTGCGGAAGACGCAGGGGGTTGTTATGTCAGCTTTGTCAGAACGCGATTATCTGGCCGATGAAATTTGCGAACTGTTCACCAAGCTCACAGGCGATGCGTATGCCGAAGACATGGCACGTGCGCGCAAGCTGGCCGAAGGGGGAAACCCTCACGATCACTGGCTGCACACCACCAGGCTTGACTACGAATCGCGCCTCTTCATGTACATGGCGGCGGCTTTTGCCATGCGCTGCATGAAGGGCGAACCCTACAAGTGCGCCGTCTTCATGCGCAGCGCGGCCGAGGCCCTTAGCCAGCCCCAGGACTAGGCGAATGTCGACAACGGGAAATCCCGACGCATGTGCGCGGGATTTCCCCAATTGTGCCCGGCACAATTCAGGCCGGGAAAACACCATCTGGATTTTGTCAGGAAGCAAGGATCCATCATGCGGGAAAAACTTATCAGATTCAGAACCACTCTCCCCTGCCTGTTATTATTGATCTGCGGCCTGGCGGCATTGCCCGGCGCGGCGTTTGGCAACGAGCTTGTGCCCGTTACCACGCCCGCCGTGAGCAAGCCAGAGATGCCCAAGGTCTTTTTTCCCCATGACAAGCATGTGGACGCAGTGGAGGCCAGAAACGGCGACTGTTCATCCTGCCACAACATGACAGATGCAGGCATGTCTGAAACCCTCAAGGACGTAACATCGGTTCCGGCGAAAAAGCAGGTTGCTTACATGCACACAGCCTGTACCGATTGCCACGTCAAAGCTGGCAAGGGCCCGCGTCTTGTGGACTGCCGAGTCTGCCACAGCGAACGCACCGCATCTGAGTTTGCCGGCAAGAAGAAATAGCCAGTAGGCTCATGGTACACCGAAGAATACGTTAGGAGGCAGATCAGATGCTGGATTTCATTACCGGACCACTTTTCATTATTTCAATTGCCGTATTTGTCGTCGGCCTGCTTGTACGCGCGGTTTTATACGTGCGCGGCCTGGATGCACGCCTTGAACGCGTGGCCTACAGCTATCATACCGAGCGCTCCATCCCCGGTGCGCTTGCTTCCATTTTCAAATGGCTTATCCCTGGCGGAACCAGCGGCTGGCGCGCCCAACCGGTTGCAACCATCCTTTTCTTTCTTTTGCATTTCGGCGCTGTGCTTATACCGCTGTTTCTTCTTGGGCACACGGTTCTGCTTGAAACCTATGTGGGGATAAGCCTGCCGTCGCTTCCAGGCGGCGTTGCCGATGTGCTTGCCATCATGGCTCTTTCCGGCATTGTTCTGCTTGCCTTGCGGCGTCTTTCCTCACCGGCGCTCAGGCAGCTCAACAGCGGCCAGGATTGGCTTATTCTGCTTTTGACCTTTCTGCCCTTTGCCACGGGTCTTATGGCGCGCCTTGACGGCGGCGCCTACCAGACGTGGATGATAGCCCATGTGCTCAGCGGCGAACTGTTTCTTCTGCTGGCCCCCTTCACCAAGCTTTCGCACATTGTCCTCTTCTTTATGTCTCGTGCGCAGATCGGCATGGACTTTGCCATCAAAAGAGGCGGCGCAACGCGCGGCGGCGCTTTCCCCTGGTAATCGGGGCAAACGAATTATCTTTTCGCCAGAAAGGAGCGAACCATGTCCGAATTGCTGTGCACCCCAACCCCCGTCACCACCAAGGAAGGCATCCTTGATCTGCTGAAGGACAAGGGCGGGGCGCAATACTATGCCCAGATGAAGGAAATGAAGGTCGACCAGGAAGCCCTGGCCCGCGACCTGGAGCAAACCTGCAAATCGCGCACCCGCACATGGCTCAGCGTCTGTGCGCACTGCGCCATGTGCGCGGACAGCTGTTTTTTCTACCGCACCAACAACAACGACCCCACGCAGATTCCTTCGTACAAGATTCAGGCAACGCTGGGTGAGCTGCTGCGCCGTAAAGGCAAGGTTGACGCCGAGTTCATGATCAAATGTATGGACGCTGCCTGGGGCAAGTGCACCTGCTGCAACCGTTGCGCCGTTTATTGCCCTCACGGCATTGATACGGGCGTTATGTTCAGCTATCTGCGCGGCATTCTCTTCAAGCACGGCTTTATCCCGTGGGAAATGAAAATCGGCTCCGGCATGCACCGCGTTTACGGGGCGCAGATGGACGTGACCGAAGAAGACTGGGTTGAAACCTGCGAATGGATGGTCGAAGAGCAACAGGATGAATGGCCCGACCTGGAAATTCCTGTTGAAAAAGAAAACGCGGACGTCATGTACATTCTTAACGCCCGCGAAGTGAAGCACTATCCTGAAGACATCGCTCAGGCCGCCATTCTCTTTCATGTGACGGACACCAACTGGACTGTGCCGCGCGAAGGCTGGGAAAACACCTCTCTCACCATGTTTGCGGGCGACTGGGAAGGCTGCGCGCAGAACGTCAAACGCATCTACGCCGCCATTGAGCGCATCAAGCCCAAGGTTGTTGTGGGTACGGAATGCGGCCACGCCCACCGTGCAACAGTTGTTGAAGGCCCCTACTGGGCCGGACGCGAAAGCGGTGATCCGCCGGTGCGCTTCATGCACTATGTGGAATGGATCGCGGAGATGCTGCGTACAGGCAAGATCAAGATTGATCCTGCCAAAAAGCTCAAGATGCCCTGCACTCTTCAGGATTCGTGCAACTATGTGCGCAGCCACGGGCTTGGCAAGGCCACGCGCGATATCATGAGCTACATTGCGGAAGACTTCCGCGAAATGGACCCCAAGGGCGACCACAACTTCTGCTGCGGTGGCGGCGGCGGCCTTAACGGCATCGGCCTGTACCGCAAAGAACGCAACGTGGGCCTGAAAAACAAGCTGGACCAGATCAAGGCAACCGGCGCGGAACTGGTCATAAGCCCCTGCCACAACTGCTGGGACGCCATCCGAGATATGATGGAAGTCTACGAGGAACACAACATCAAGTGGTCGTTCCTCAAGCCGCTGCTGGTTGATATGATGATTATTCCGGATCACATCAACCACAACGAAGTATAAAAAATGGGCCGTCTGTGCGGCAGACGGCCCAACAAAACAAGGGTTCCCCAAAAGAACCTGAAAAAACTCGCCGTCTGCCGCGCCAGCATTTGTCCTTTTGCCTGGCGCGGATAACGGAGCGAACCACAGCCCTGACGGTCGGGTACTATCCCAGCCCGACCGTCAGGCGAGTATCAAATACGATAGCTATGCCATTGCGGCGCTGACGGTAGCAAGCAGCGCTTCGCTCGAACAGTTTTTTGAAAGAACGGGAATCCCCGTTCCAAAGCTCACAGGCCGGGGCCCAACAGATGTGCACACCACCGCCGGAAGCGACCTGGTGCTCGCATTGCGGCGCAAACGACTGTACATGATGGTGCCGGACGTTCCCTCCAGCTCCACATCAAAAACAACACAGTCGGGCCTGTCGCTGGCAATCTTGGCCAGGCTTTCAGCACAGGTGCTGGCGGTGCTTACCCGGTAATCACACTGCTGAAGGGTTTGAGACAGTCTGCTTTGGCTTTCGGCATCGCTGTCTACCAAGAGAATATGCTTTTGCATTGGTGCCTCCGAAGTCGGTCTCCGGCAGAAGCGGAGAAGAGGGTTGCGCCACCCTGCGGCGGGTGGCTTGCCGGGGCGCTGAAGCACTACTCTGTCGAACGGAACTGAGAGTCACAGCTTCGAGCGAACTGTTCATGGAACGGGCGACCATATCCCAAGCGTCCAGCGCAGTTTTGCCCCTGGGGGCAACATTGCTGACACCAGGCAGGGAAATGCCGCCTTCAACTGCAATAATTATGTCGGCCAGCGTTATCTCGTCAGGAGTGCGCGCCAGCATGTGCCCTCCGGCAATGCCACGAACGCTTTTGACAATGCCCTCTGACTGAAGCAGCCGCATGATTTTTTGAACAAACTTTTCAGATATGCCGGTGCAGACCGAAAGTTCGGACGCAGAGGCAGGGATTTCGTCATCTTGTTCAGAAAGGCACAATAACAAGTGCAAGGCATGGCAGGCCATTGTCGAAATACGCATAGTCATTCCTTATTTTGCAGGAGACAATAACTATCTCTAAACCGTATCCGTCTAATTTAGACTGTTCTACTCAACTTTTTAGCGCACCATAATTATGGCGTCAAGCGGGTACCTGCCTGCCAAAATGAACGCCATTGGCAAAATTTCGTCATGCTTTCAATGATGTGAATAGTTTCGCAACCTTTTGACGAAGAAAAAAAAATACTGCCCATAGCAAATATAATGTGTTAGATTTGTGCGTCATTAGTCATAGCTAGCCGCAGCATCGGCGCAGAGACGCCGCCAGTCATGGCAGATGGAAATTATTCAATCTGCACACAAGAGGGACCCGCAATGAAGCTTTCTGCAAAAACCCGGTATGCCGCCAGGATCCTGCTTTTTCTGGCAAAAAACGGTCTTGAGAAACCGGTCTCTTCAAGCCAGTTGGCTGCACAAACTGGCATAAGCTCGCAATTCAGCGAACAGATTTTGCGCCAGCTGCGTCTGGCTGGCATAACGGGCAGCATCCGTGGGGCCAAGGGCGGTCATGTGCTTTTGCGCAAGCCCGAAGAACTCACATTTGGGTGCATTGTCAAATTGATGGAAGGCGGCATTGAACTGACAAACTGCATGGAAAAGCCCGGCGAGTGCGCGCGCTTTGATGAATGTGAAGTCCGAAAAGCCTGGGAGAACCTGCAGGCGACGCTTGATGGCGTTTTTGAGTCAATTACCCTGCGCGATCTCATGCATGACCCGCACATTCTCCTGTAGGAAGCACGATTTCAATCGCAGAATCCGTTTATACAAGCATACCACTTGACACACAAAGGTCGGCCTACGCCGACCTTTTTTATTATCTCAATATTACTGATAAATTTTATCATACCAAAAAAGTATATAATTTTTCATCCCAAGCTTGTTAAAAAAATTTTTAGTTTGCTTGAAAAAAAAATTTTATAGGTGTAATCTACTTGATTTAGTTAAATAAAATTAGGTTAATCCTGATTAAGTTTACTGTATTGTTTCCATCTGACATCTTTGCATTTTTTGTAATTTTGAGTATCAGGGGGGTCACCGTACACCTTGACTATGTCGACTATTGTGATCAATTCCTGATTACAACGGTCAGATTTGACTCAGGCGTCGGCCCACTAAAAGGAGAGGTTGCAGGCAGGCAGACGCATGCCGGGCTTGAAAGCGTGTCGGCTGTGCCGGCCGCAACTAACCCACGATCTAGCGGCATCTTGACCCCACGGGAGTAAACGCATGACCACACTTTTTTACATTCTTGGCTATCTGGCGGTAGCCGGCTTTTTCTGCATGGCCTACCTCAAGATCAAATCGTATCTTGCAGCCAGCCCCCTGCACGTACGCTGGGAACTGTACCCCGTGCCTCACGAAGGCTCCAAGACGGTGTACGGCGGCAGCTTTATGGAAGAAAAGGACTGGTGGACCAAGCCTCGTCACATCGCTCACATGGGCGACGTCAAGGCGCTGCTGACCGAAGTGCTTTTCTTGCATGCCACTTTTGAACACAACCTCAAGCTCTGGGTGCGCACCTACCCCTTCCATGTGGGCATGTACATGCTCATGGGCGGCACCATCGTGGTGCTGTTTGCCGCCATCGCGCAGATTCTGGGCCTCAACCCCCAGGGCGGTCTGATGATCTTTGTCGGCAATGTTATCAGCGCCTGTGCTCTTGCTGGCACGCTGTGCATCATTGTGGGCGGCGTCAGCCTTGTTTTGCGCCGTCGTGCCGATGAAGGCCTGCGCCGCTACAGCACCCCCGAGCATTACTTCAACCTGCTCGTCTTCGTGCTCTTCGGCGTGCTGGGCCTGGCTGCCTGGGCTTCCGCTCCTTCCTACTTCGAGCTGGCCCGCACCTTCATGTACAACCTGATCACGTTCCACTTTGCCCCGCAGACCAACGTGCTCTTCAGCCTGCACCTGCTGGTGGGCTTCTTCCTGCTGATCTGGATCCCCATGACCCACATGGGCCACGTCTTCATGAAGTACTTCACCTACCACGACATCCGCTGGGGTGACGAACCCACCAACTACAGCCCCAAGAACCAGCAAAAGATCATGGACGCCCTGAAGTTCAACGTCACGTGGTCTGCCGATCATATCAATGGCGATGGCCAACCCAAGACCTGGGTTGACGTGGCCACCACCAATCCCGCAGCCCCCAAGAAGGAAGACTAGGGAGTTCCATCATGAAAGATAATCTGCAATTGAAAGATGTTTCCACTGCCGAAGGGCAGATGGTCAGCATTGACCTCAAGGATATTCCTGAGCTTCCCCTGGACGTGCACACCATGCCCTGGAAGCCCTTCACCGAAGAGCAGAAGCAGAACACCGCCTGCATCCTTGACGATGTGTGCGTGCTGAATATTCCTGTGCCCAAGAACAAGGAAGAAGAAGAGGAACTGGTCAACAAGTTCCTCAACGGCATGCGCAAGCTGTTCAGCAAGGAAAACAACTGGACCTTCCTGCCCATGCTCGAAACCAGCATGGACTACTGCGCCCAGTGCAACTCCTGTTCTGACGCCTGCCATCTGTACGAAATGTCGGGCAAGAACGAGATGTACCGGCCCAACTTCCGGTCTGAAATCTTCCGCCGCATCTACAAGCAGTATGTGAAGAAAGAACCCTTTGCCAAATGGCGCTACGGCGACATGGGCCTGAACTGGAAGACCGTGGCCCGCCTGGGCGAACTGGCCTACCGCTGCAACCTTTGCCGTCGCTGCGCGCAGACCTGCCCCATCGGTGTGGACAACGGCCTGCTGGCCCGCGAAATCCGCAAGCTTTTCAGCCAGGAGATGGGCATCTACGCCCGCGAACTGCACGAAAAAGGCACCATGAACCAGATGAAGTGCGGGTCTTCCACCGGCATGACGCCTGAAGTGGTGAAAGAAAACGTGGAGTTCATCGACGAGGACTACACCGAAATCACCGGCGTGGGCATCCACACTCCCTTCGACGTGCAGGGTGCAGACATCATGCTGCTGCACAACGCTGGCGAAGTGATGGCCTGGCCTGAAAACATCGCCGCCTTCTCGCTGATCTTCCAGGAAGCCGGTCTTTCCTGGACGCTCTCGAGCAAGGCCCTGGCGTACGACGGCGTCAACTACGGCGTGTTCTACGACGACGCCCAGACCGCCCGTATTGCCCTCCAGCACATGATGGCCGCCAAGGAACTTGGCGTGAAAAAGATCGTCATCGGTGAATGCGGCCACGCCCACAAGGCCCTGACCGTTATCGCCGACCGCGTTATCCCCTTCGAATATCAGGTGCCGCGCGAAAGCTGCTACGTGACCCTGCACGACATCGTCATGTCGGGCCGCCTGAAGCTTGATCCTTCGCGCAACAACTTCCCTGTGACCCTGCACGACCCCTGCAACATCGTGCGTCTCATGGGCATTGTTGAACCCCAGCGCGAAATCGTGCGCAAGATTGCGCCCATGTTCCGCGAAATGCCCTGCCACGGTGTGGACAACTACTGCTGCGGCGGCGGCTCCGGCTTTGCCATCATGACCCGCAACAACATCGAGCAATGGCGCGGCAACATCTCTGGCCGCAAAAAGATGTGGCAGATCGCCGAAGCTTTCAAGGATTGCCTTGGACCGGAAACCCGCAAGTACATCTGCGCTCCCTGCTCCAACTGCAAGGGCCAGATCCGCGAAATGCTGGAACACAACGATCTGTACACCAAGAACAACTTCGCTTACGGCGGCCTGGTGGAACTCATCGTCAACGCCATGGTCAACGTGAACCCCGGGTTCATCAAGTTTGAAGGCGAAGAAGAATAGTTTCCCAGCCGTGGGATAAATAGAAAAGGGGGCGCAAGCCCCCTTTTCTATTTATGTGCGTTGCCATCGGCGATGCGATCAGAAATCAGGAGCAGGCTGCGGCTTGTCCGCGCCGACGAGCGACTGATTTCTGTGTTTTCTGCCCGGCGGTCTGCCGCCGCTGGCAGCGCAAAACCCGTGCAACGGGGTTTGTCATCTGAATGATAAAGGGGGCGCAAGCCCCCTTTTCTATTTATGAGCGTAGCCATCGGCAATGCGATCAGAAATCAGGAACAGGCTGCGGCTTGCCCGCGCCCTACTTGCCATCCGGCGCATTGGTTGCTGCGCACGAAAGCCATATGCCCACCGTCACGCAGGCCAGACCTGCAATATGTGTCCACAAAATCTGCTCACCAAGCACCAACCACGAAAGCGCCACGCCGCTCAGAGGCACCAAACCCGTAAAGGCAGCGGCTGCACTGGCCTGCACCTGAGCAATCCCACGAAACCACAGCACATACGACAGATAGGAAACCGCTGCGCCATAATAGGCAAGCCCCCAGATTGCTGCGGCAGACAAGAAGGTGAAGTCAAAGTCTCGAGCCTCAAACAAAGCCATGGGCAGCAGCATGATGAAGGCGTAGAATGATAAGATTGTCGTACGCCGCAAGGGTGACATGGGGCAGCAGCGCGCCTTGCTGAGTACGGAAAATGCCGCCTCGCACAATACAGCCGCCAGCACAAGGCCGTTGCCCAGCAATGAGCGCCAGGCCTCGCCTCCGCTTGCTGGCGTGGTTTCCACACCCACGGCACCCTGCGCTGCTAGAAAGGGCGTAAGATTAATGGCGAGCAGGCCCAGACTCACGCAAGCAATGCCCGCAATGCGCCGCAGCGGCGGCCTCTCCCGGAGCATGCCCCAAGCCAGCAAACCGATAACCGCTGGCGCGGCGCTGCTCATCAAACCCGCAGAAGCAGCGCTGGTGAAGCGAAGCCCTTCAAAGGTGCAGATGCGGTACAGTGCAATGCCGCACAATGCCTGGAGGGCCAATGTCGCATGGGTGCGCCCGTCAAGCGCCCCTTTTTCACGCCGCAGCCACAACTGCGGCAGCATCACCAGCAGCCCGACCCCAAGGCCAAGGCCCGCAGCAAGAAACACAGGCAGGCTGCCCACCAGCAGTTTTCCCGCCACCACCGCACTGCCAGCGATGCTCATGGCAAGGGTCAGGCTGATCCATGCTCCCCAGGGGCGCGCTTGCCCCAATTGCGCTGATTGTTCCACTTCCCCAGCAGATCTCGCAGCCGCAGTACCTTGCGCACTGTTTTCACACACGCTCATTACTTTCTCTCCTTGTAATGCCCGCACAATGCATCGGCATGTTGAGCGTCTTCCGGCACGTATTGCCATCTGACGTTTGAGAGGCTAGCGTAGTTAAAGTGGTTTTTATAAGCGCCACTTTTTGATATTTTTTACCATACCAATTATAGGTGCGCCATGTGGATCAGCCTTGATGCGGATAGCCCGCTTTCATTGAACCGCCAGATCGGCTCACAGATCAGGGAGCTGATTTTGCGCGGACATCTGGCCTCGGGCGACCGCCTGCCTTCCACCCGGCAACTGGGCAAAGATCTGCATGTGGCCCGCAGCACAGTCATTGAAGCCTATGATCAGTTGCTTGCCGAAGGCTATCTTGAATCGCGGCGCGGCTCCGGAACGCACGTGGCGCAGGGCATACGGCCCCAGCCGCAAGTGTACGGACAAAAAACAACGGCAGATAATCATGCGCTCGATAATGCCCGCGCCGACCCGCCAGGGCTTGTGAACTTTCAGTCCG
This genomic interval carries:
- the rpoC gene encoding DNA-directed RNA polymerase subunit beta', whose translation is MSLDDLFTARGASTNVTNIRNLKAIQISIASPEAIREWSYGEVKKPETINYRTFKPERDGLFCAKIFGPVKDYECNCGKYKRMKHRGIVCEKCGVEVIASKVRRERMGHIELAAPVAHIWFLKTLPSKIGTLLDMTMADLEKVLYFDSYIVLDPGQTNLQKRQVISEDQYLQILDHYGTDEVLTVGMGAEAVRSLLEELELEKLRAELREEGESTKSQTKKKKITKRLKIVEAFLESDNKPEWMIMEVIPVIPPELRPLVPLDGGRFATSDLNDLYRRVINRNNRLKRLMELGAPEIIIRNEKRMLQEAVDALFDNGRRGRAIAGTNGRPLKSLSDMIKGKQGRFRQNLLGKRVDYSGRSVITVGPYLKLHQCGLPKKMALELFKPFIYAELEKRGHASTIKSAKKMVEREELVVWDILSEVVREYPILLNRAPTLHRLGIQAFEPLLVEGKAIRLHPLVCSAYNADFDGDQMAVHIPLSVEAQIECRVLMMSTNNILSPANGGPVIVPSQDIVLGLYYMTAERSFEQGEGMSFCAPWEVEAAYDAGQVSLHARVKVRMPDGHVYDTTPGRVLVSDILPEKLGFENVNCVLTKKNIARLVGAAYRHCGIKATVILCDRLKDMGYEFATRAGVTIGVKDLTIPESKKHILAASQAEVDDIEHQYRDGIITRTEKYNKVVDVWTKATQDVSAEMIKDISYDILTDPKTGKQEKNQSFNPIFMMSNSGARGNQDQMRQLAGMRGLMAKPSGEIIETPITSSFREGLSVLQYFTSTHGARKGLADTALKTANSGYLTRRLVDVVQDVIVCEHDCGTVDGIELTHLKDGGDIKTPLAERVIGRVLLYPVFDPDDPNTVLMPENTLIEEKEAQLISDKGISSITVRSPLTCQAERGICALCYGRDLARGHLVNTGETVGIIAAQSIGEPGTQLTMRTFHIGGTASSTIEKNKFEAQNAGRVILNRVRAVTNRDGVELVLGKSGQLTIVDAQGREREKYILPNGARLLVHDGQEVTKGVVLAEWDPFNEPFVCEEEGVIRFTDIIDGKTVQEKVDDITRQASLTIMEYRTTNFRPSISICDEHGSVKKRSHGGTAAVYTLPVGSIIMIKDGADIQAGDIIARKPRETSKTKDIVGGLPRVAELFEVRKPKDMAVVSEIAGTVTYAGESKGKRKLVVTPEIGEAKEYLVPKGKHITAADGDFVEAGDPLTEGYPELHDILRTRGEKYLARYLVDEIQEVYRFQGVGIDDKHIEVIVRQMLKKVTVLDCGGTSFLVGEQVDKAEFKAENQKVIAEGRVPATAEPLVLGITQASLTTSSFISAASFQETTKVLTEASLKGKMDYLRGLKENVIVGRLIPAGTGYREYVNGDIVVPDQKERPDKFLEDLEENPVLVDLNN
- a CDS encoding cytochrome c family protein, which translates into the protein MREKLIRFRTTLPCLLLLICGLAALPGAAFGNELVPVTTPAVSKPEMPKVFFPHDKHVDAVEARNGDCSSCHNMTDAGMSETLKDVTSVPAKKQVAYMHTACTDCHVKAGKGPRLVDCRVCHSERTASEFAGKKK
- the hmcE gene encoding sulfate respiration complex protein HmcE; this encodes MLDFITGPLFIISIAVFVVGLLVRAVLYVRGLDARLERVAYSYHTERSIPGALASIFKWLIPGGTSGWRAQPVATILFFLLHFGAVLIPLFLLGHTVLLETYVGISLPSLPGGVADVLAIMALSGIVLLALRRLSSPALRQLNSGQDWLILLLTFLPFATGLMARLDGGAYQTWMIAHVLSGELFLLLAPFTKLSHIVLFFMSRAQIGMDFAIKRGGATRGGAFPW
- the hmcF gene encoding sulfate respiration complex iron-sulfur protein HmcF, translated to MSELLCTPTPVTTKEGILDLLKDKGGAQYYAQMKEMKVDQEALARDLEQTCKSRTRTWLSVCAHCAMCADSCFFYRTNNNDPTQIPSYKIQATLGELLRRKGKVDAEFMIKCMDAAWGKCTCCNRCAVYCPHGIDTGVMFSYLRGILFKHGFIPWEMKIGSGMHRVYGAQMDVTEEDWVETCEWMVEEQQDEWPDLEIPVEKENADVMYILNAREVKHYPEDIAQAAILFHVTDTNWTVPREGWENTSLTMFAGDWEGCAQNVKRIYAAIERIKPKVVVGTECGHAHRATVVEGPYWAGRESGDPPVRFMHYVEWIAEMLRTGKIKIDPAKKLKMPCTLQDSCNYVRSHGLGKATRDIMSYIAEDFREMDPKGDHNFCCGGGGGLNGIGLYRKERNVGLKNKLDQIKATGAELVISPCHNCWDAIRDMMEVYEEHNIKWSFLKPLLVDMMIIPDHINHNEV